The window TCTACTTTGAGGTTTTAGAAACATCTCGGCCGCTAAGATGATAAGGGGCCCCTTGACAAGTGTGAAATTGCATTTCCCATATCTATTTcggatttatttttattttaaaggcCCTTTGTTGTCCTTCCATGCTGGGTCAGTGATCTCTGAGTGGTCTGCTCTCCTAAGTGTCTAAGAAATGCGAGGTTGCAGAGGATGAGTGCTGGGCCTTGGTCTGCTGAGGCCACACTGGGGTAGTTCACTTCCTGTAGACATGTGTTTGGATTGGGACGTCTGGGTGTCTGGCCTGGAGGAAGCCCAGAGCTCATCCGCATTGtcgtccgtccccccccccccactctgtcAGGATGAGGTTAAGGTTACCCGTCTGTCTTCTGACTGGCTTATCACGCTTATCACAATCACACAGCAGTGGAAACACACGagcaacgcagacacacacacactcacacacgcgttGTAGGAGCATGCAGACGCCCGTGCACGCGCATGGTTCACcacgtaaatacacacacacacacaactacaaccAAATTTATAATATGGATAATGATCATATCTATCCTGATGTAAAGAGAATATTTCACTGTTTCCCTTTCAACTTCCTCTCATCAGTCGCTCTGCTTCactcccacacctccaccccccagccagcATCCTTCCTTTATGGTGGAAAAGGAAGTCTGACAagtcacctgacacacagatTGGAGTTTTACAATGAATGGAGTCATACCCATTCCCATGCAGACGCATTGTGAAAGTGAAATGATCTAGATCGCTCTACCATTTTCAAAACAGTCTGCTGTTATGTTGAGAGACAACAGAAATCTTCACGTGTTATTTACACCACCTAAAGTCATATTAATATATTTCAAGGTAGTACAATGAGGTATATCAGAGAAAtatttctttaaaaaatatcaaataaaCAACAATGGCCGAATAACTTGATCCCTGGTAATTCTTCTAAATTACCATTTTACAAGTATGAGTCAGATGACATGAGAGACTCTTTCCAGCCAGCTACCCTCCACCTACGTACCAGGAAGTGGGCGGATGGCAGCATCTCTAGTTCCTACTCTGACTCAAACCCTGGACTGGGTGAGTGTGGGCAGGGAGGTGTGGGAGTatgtgggagggaggtgtgtttgtctctgtaggTGCGTTAGCCCATAATGACAGTGTCTGACTGTAGCCCCATGTTGTGAGACTGAAAAAGTGaatgaaacccccccccccccaacaaaacaGAAGAGAATGTGTACGAGTGTGGGTCCGTACACCGCACgcatatgtgcatgtgtacagAGGGCGGGTGAGCGTAACCCATGTTTAGCTTTGTATCTCTTTTGAGTGTTTATATTGTAACAGTGGGGCACTGAGTCATGCACATAGAGCTGGccggctggctgggtggctgtcCCTTTCAAGGGTTGGGCCGGATGGTTGCTATGTGACTCAAAGTGCTGTCACCAGGCTAAGCCCCGCGTGCTGCGGTAAGATCCAGGCCAGAACACAGTCATCGAGGAAAGATTTCCCCCTCGCTCGTCTCTGGCTCTGTGACTCATTTTGGTTTCAGTTTGCCCCTTACTTCCCTTCTCctgtgccctcccctcccccctcctccttggcTTTGTAAATGACCTCATTTTAATGAAGTACAGACTTAGTGGGTAGACGGAACCACATAGGCAGGAACCTCCCTCTCCAGTTGGTGCATAAAACCACCCTTAAGTGGACTAACTTGCACACCATTCACATTTAGTTTGGAATCAAAGACAGGCTTGTTGGCTATTTACAGATGCTTCTGTAACTTGTCTCACAGTGAGATGAGACCCATGCATTTTTTCCATATTAATCTATATATAGATATCAAAATATTCACATTTAGTTTGTGAGAAGAGTAAAACTCTGAGAATGTCCAATTTTGAGGCTTCAATTTTCATTTAGGCAACAGATGTTGTCAAGAGGCCCACTGCATCAAATGAGAGTGAAACCTAAAGCAGGATGCTGCTATCCTATCAAAGGTATCCCATGACAAAACATGAACAATGAAGCAAGACAAATGCAGAGATTTTGTAGACAACAAAATACTTAAATGCAAGATTATACAGAATTTCGAACAAGGTCGTGTAGCCGACATGTACACCACATTTAATGAGTGAGGGGTATTATACTTGAGAAAGCAACACGTGTAATCTGTAGTAGGCTATGCTATTCAAGTCGAGAAATTGTGAGGAGGCATTTTGATTTCACTTAATCAAATTATTATGCGACTTAGCCTACACGGCCTATAAACAATTCGAGTTCAGTATGGCGGGCGCCATTTAGGTAGTCGTACTCGTCAGTCGGAATCAGGGTGTCTTAATGAAGTACTCGATGTAAATCTTAAGCCGATTGGTTAACCTTCAGTGCCGATATAAATACtactaaataataataataaaaggtcAGCTTTGCCGTTTAATTAGCAACTTCCCAATGTTTACGACTAGCCTACCAATTGAGGGCAAATGATCTACCAAGCACTTTATTCTGCTTCTTTGCAAAGCAGACTAAAGCAACCAATATCTGATATATAGTCTACATGTAGGGTTCTTTGTTCAACGTTCAAAATATGCACAGTAAATTGATAACTTTAGGGGGAAAACCTAGTCTAGAAAAATGCGCATAACTCAGTATCTGTTCAAATCGGTATTATACTGGCATCTAGTGGACTGTTAAATGGACTGCGTATTACAATTCACTTTAGTCACTGTACTCATGCAAACAAACCTTCGAAACATGATGGTGCCTAAGGCTCAGTTTGCAGTTGTTCAAATCCTGATGCATTCAGAGATTTTACGGTTCCTTTGTTGGCAGAACAAGTGTAACCCTCTACTATGTACATTTTACAATATTTGGCCATtttggacactggccattcatttgatatcaTACCTGGACAAGAAATGCCTGCTGTCTTTACAGTTAACATTCATTTATATTATATATGAACAAAATGTCAGctttctggacactggccattcatttgaaattACAGCTCTAGAAAGAAGAGATGATGCCCCTTGATACATCAAAAGGTGACTGAATTATAGTTTGAAcctgggccaaatctgacatcGCTTGCCATAGAAGAATATATGTATAAAATCCCATTCACAATGATCGTTCAATGTGATCATTCACGCAAACAGTCTATCTGAACAATGCAATGCCTGTGGCTCAGTTTGTTAGAATGTAGCATTTGTAAACCAGTTGCTTGTGGTTCAAATCCTGGTTTATGCAATGAGTAACATTTTTGCAGGTTGAAATGTGCTTTTACGATTCCTTTGTAAACAGTTAAGTCTAACCCTCTAGCATGTcaattttacaatattttgcaATTTGAGGAGGAATCCACCTTTGgcgcttgcagctatattacgATTTGTGTTTCAAACAATACTCTCAGTCATGTTCAAATATAAAGCCTATTAACGTTTGAGACCACacacctttctttcttttaacaCACCACAGAATCCTCAACAGTGAAGGGAAAAGTACTGTAAAGGTAGAGCAACGTTCAGCAACCCTTGTTTTATATAGACTTTCACATAGACTATAAAACACTACAAGGCCTCCCAAACGTCTGCATAATATTGTGAAGGAGCTCCATGGAAACAGAGATGGTGGTGGAATGGTTTTGGCAGAGAAGCCAGTTCACAAGCCACAGTTCGCATGTGCCCCTGCATAGCTCTGGAATGCAACAATTACTAAAGCACGTAAAACTTCCCAGGGGTCAAATCTCACATGCtcgacagcagagagacagctcaTCCAACCCAACACAACCTTAATAGTAAGGAGGAAATCCTACTTGACCAATGGATTTAAAGGGATTAGATGCTACCAAACTATGTATAGTGCAATGTACATTAGAATAAATAAcattataaataaaaatgtatatttctTGTCTTCTTTCTCTTGATTTGTAGACCTTGTCCACTAAGCGCTTGCTTCTTCCAGAACTGGGTTGGCATTGTGATAGAAAATAAATTTCTGTTGTGGCAATAAAAAGCATTTATCCTTTAATACATGTTCAGGTTAAACCTTTTATCCAAAGTTTATTTGACCAGTATTGCTTCTGGGTGGCCTGGCACAACGTGCTTGAAAGATATGATGTGTCTAAACTTGTATAGTCTGTTAGTTATTTGGGCAGGGGTACAACAGTTGTGTTGGAGGCTCTTTAAAAGAGAATAATCCTGTTGGAATAAATGTGGTTGATGTTATACTTTTCTAAATGAAACTGGTGGTTCATAAATGTACATATGCATAAGTTATATAAACATATATtttacttttcttttctttttttaacatttattACACATTTATAACATAAGTCATAGCTTGATGACGCCCCTCTCAGAGCTTACTTCTGATTGGTCAGTGGAGAGGGGCGGTCACAGTGGAGCGGAAGTAACAGTACAGTCAGGAAGAGTTCCCTAACCTAACTGTAAGCAAATAAAGCCAGTACTAGGACACCAGCTTGGCACATACATTTCGTCTACATTAACAAGTAACATTGTCCACTATGTCTGCAAGAAATCCGGGAATGGACCTCGGTAAGATAGGCTTGTTCGTCCGACCAGGATAATGTAGACCATATTACCTAATTAGCACGTGGATATCTTGAGATGTTGCTAGCAAGCTAGTTGTGAAGAGTCAGTAGCGAATGTAACCTTTATAGTTTTTATTTGTATAACAGCTATGAATATTATTTCTAGCATGTTTTTTTGTAAAAAGAATGTATGGAGGTATATACCATACCACATTCACGTGTGCAATCGAAGTACACAGTGTCACTTTGGatactgtgtctgtctgacacctTGTTAATGTTTAGCTAAATAACTTGATGAGCTTAGATGCAACACTGGGCCATATCTTAAGTCTTAGATGCACGTATAGTCGAAACACTTCATAGGTAAAGCACCCTAACCAACCTTCTTGCACCCTTCTGGTTAATGTGATGCACATGACTGCCCTGACAGTGTCATGTGACTACAGGAATCCCACTGACAGTTACTGCAGTAGGCTCAGTAGTGACAAACACGTCACAAACTGAACCGACAGTAGAAGCACATTTCCCCAGGAAGTGGCCCTAAGGAAGCGCTGTCACCCTAACCtatttctatccctctcttttcctggcAGACCTTGAGTGGGTCTCCAAGGTGCGTGTGAATACCCAGGCTGTTCTGAAGAGAGCCCAGCAGATCCAAGGACATAAGCTGTCCAAAAAACAATGGCAGGTACTGGCAAACAGTTTTCAAGGACAACATTTTCACCAgggatttcccccccccccccaagtctgTCAGTAAATAAGCAAACAAGAATAGGGAAGCAATACAGAATAATTCCACTATAATTGGTTGTGACACATCACCTTGTGTCCACCTTAGGCTGCGTGGTTGCTAAGGGCAGTGACGTGCATTGATCTAACGACCCTCGCCGGCGATGACACACCGTCCAACGTCCACCGACTGTGCTTGAAAGCAACTCAGCCTGTCCGTCAAGACCTGCTGAGGAGCATGGACATGCACGACAAAGGTCTGTCTTCTTCTCGGTGGAGACCGGGTTAAAAAATGTGTGGCCATTCATGATCCTGTCTTGGAATAAAGTAACCGTCGCACAATTTGGCCCAATttgttgaatttcaaaaccatatttaaccactagagggcagtattGCCTTTAATTTAGCTTTACAAGCTATACTCCTGTGACACTTGAACTGTTCTACTGTAACTAAAATGGAAATGTAATTCCGGTTCCTCTACAGGTGTGACtactgctgcagtgtgtgtatacCCATCCCGCGTGGCAGACGCTGTCAAATCACTGAAAGCTGCCAATTCAAGCCTACCTGTTGCCTCAGGTACAAGACTGGTACAATAATATTGTTACAAACCAAAGTTAAGTTCGTTTGAAAATGTTACATCATGAAACCTCAAAGGTACCCCTTATAGGTACCCCTATAAACTTGTTGTGGGAGctgtttagcaacacagacagctaaGTGCAAATCCCATGACAGCCAGTCGCCTTCGAGGAGGCGGGTCTTCCTGCTTAGCTTATTTTGcaaaaccactgtcaatcaaacttgaACTGGAGGAAAGCATGGAAGTTCAGTCGACCTGGGAGAGCTGTTGCTAATTTTTGAATGTATTTTATAAACGTACCTAGTGCAGATTTAAAGGAGTGTCTCAGCATATCTGTCCATATGTGTCCTTATGAAGTTCTACTAGTGTACCCTGGTTTTTGAATCACATTTCTTATTCAACAAAAGACATACTAATCTACTCTAACCTTCCTCTACCTACTATCCTCTTCTCCAAGTTGCTACTGGTTTCCCAGCCGGCCAAACGCCTCTAAAGACCCGCCTGGAGGAGGTGCGCATGGCGGTGGAGGACGGAGCCATGGAGATTGACATTGTGATCAACAGGACCCTGGCTCTCACAGGACAGTGGCAAGGTATGTCCTCTTCAACTGGCAGGAAAACAAATAAGGGGGCGTTTTCTCTTTAGTTACACGAGCTTTGATAAGTGAATACTCCCTGGGAAACACCCAGTCTGCTTTCAGTCTTCTTCAAGGGTGACATTTTGTATGTAGCTCTTTGGGGAAACGGTAACAACATTGATGTCGTACCACGTGGATGGCCTCTTTGTTTGCGAAacgcacgtttgtgtgtgtgtgtgtgtgtttcccctctGCTCAGCTATGTACGATGAGATTCGTCGGTTCAGGGAAGCCTGCGGGGAAGCTCACATGAAGAGCATCCTGGCCATCGGAGAGCTGGGCACCTACACCAACGTCTACAAAGCCAGCCTGGTGGCCATGATGGCTGGTGAGTCGGACTCGCTGTTGGAGTCTGATTGAGGTTTTTCCAGTGTGTGCAACCATATTTGTTGactattattttatttgtacatGTTTAAGTTTTTCGGATCTGAGCAAACTGAACTTGTATGTGGATGACTAGCAATCAACAAGTTTTTCCCAAGAAGACatagtgcagtgtgtggtgatgTCCACAGTGTGGGGCTGTTGCTTAGgtttttccctctttccttttgGTAATGTAGCCTGATTCaactcccctttctccctctctctctctctctctctctctctctctctctctctctctctctctctctctctctctctctctctctctctctctctctctctctctctctctctcacactcacacacacacaccacacacagacgcatacaCTGTACGCTTAACTAGCCATCACAGAGTAAGCCGATTACGCTTCCAAATTGTCAGCGGTCCCGATAGAGATCATTATTAAAATGCATTGCTTTTGTCGCCACACTGGCTCCTTAATCTCCCCTTGTTCCTATGAATTGCGTATGAGATTCCTGAAAttgaatgataatttcaccTATTAATCTCCGATGCCGGCTATTTTACTCCGCTCTCCCTCCTGCAGTATCCCCCTGCCCGCGCAAATGAATAGAGCTTCATTACCGCCACCCATGTTTAATAACCGTTATCCATTATCTAGTAATTAACACTCCCCATAACGAATCTTAAGGATTATGCCAGTttgagggagagtgggaaagagaaagtagagagagagagcaaaaaaacCTGACTGGAAAAATACATAGAACATGTCTTTAATGAACTGGAAAATGTTCATCTTGTTCTCATCGGTAATGAACAGTCATTATGCACCAGGGAGGCAGAAGGGGGCGATTTTTTACCAGGCCACAATTTGTGGTTCATCTATTAAAAGCGTCATTCCGTCTTCTATTTTTATCAAGAAAGCTGATAAAACATAATTGCTTCtgaagggaggggaaaggaaaaatgaagctttttatTGATGAACGGGCACACACCCTCTGTGAGCTTCCTCGTGCAGCATATGCTCTCGTCTGGGCACTCCAGGCCACCGTAGTCCTGTCTCTCCAGGAGGGGCTCGTCCTCAACACCCTAAAACACACTCTACTGTATCTCTACTGTATCTCTACTGTTCCTCTACTGTAGCTCTACTGTTGCTCTACTGTATCTCTACTGTTCCTCTAATGTATCTCTACTGATCCTCTACTGTAGCTCTACTGTTCCTCTACAGTAGCTCTACTGTTCTCTACTGTTGCTCTACTGTAGCTCTACTGTTCCTCTACTGTATCTCGACTGTTCTCTACTGTACAACCTTTTTACCTGTCATCCAAATGTTCGCCTATCTGAAATCGAGACTCCCCCTGCTCTGAGCCTTCTCCCAATGTCTGCTGTCTTGCGTTGCCTAGAATTcctcctgagacattgataggcCTTCTGGCCTTAGTGTTATGAGAGAGCACAACTCAGTGCTTTAATAAGGGCAGTAAAGCCCCCATGTTATTGAAAGTAACAAAACAGACCCCATGTTTCTTTCCCAACCGACAGGATCAGACTTCATCAAGACCTCCACTGGGAAGGAGTCCGTCAATGCTACGTACCCCGTTGCCATAGTGATGGTTAGGGCCATCCGTGACTACTTCCTGCGCACAGGCCATAAGGTGAAGTCGAGGAAAACGATGGTCTGATTCGTACTGTGCATCTTGCCTTGGGTTGACACCACTCAGTGGAGTGAAGAGCAGCTATGTGTGAATAGCTGTTTAAAGAATTACATTTACCCTCAGACGTCAGCTGGAAATGGGAGGGAACATATCCCTGCAATTTCCTTTGAAAAGGACAGCACAGCTCGAATACTTACACAGAGCCTGGTCTTTAAATAAGCCCTCATATGGTGTTTTACCCTGGGTAAAACTCAAATGTCGTGACTATCAAGGCAATGCATTTGTCAGCATATTTATTTTGTAGTAGTGAAataattgtatatatatatataaaaagaatGACATTAAAGGGTATATCCTTTTCTaagacattattattatttgtaaaaAAGGAAATGTCCATCCTGACGTCCCTAGGTGGGCTTCAAGCCAGCGGGGGGGATCCGCACGGCGCAGGAGTCTCTGGTGTGGCTGACCCTGAtgaaggaggagctgggggacgAGTGGCTCAGCCCGCACCTCTTCCGCCTGGGGGCTAGCAGCCTGCTGGCAGACATCGAGAGGCAGGTAGGGACCGCTCGGGACTGCAcgcacgtagacacacacacacacacacacggacacacacacgcggaacCACAAGCTGAGGTGTGCAGGCGCACAAATACACAGGGACGCAGACACCGTGTCCCATCGCACACGctctttttatttgatttttttttttgcacgcaTTTACGAACATAAACCCTTTAGCGGAGAGAACACATGGAGGACCTTTTAGCACGAGCCTCATAATGTAGCCAATGATGACTAAAAGCATAGGCGcggatggggagatggagggaaaagtAGAAGGAAGTGGTTGTTTGAGGTGAACGTCAGTTACGGTTGTTAAAGTTTAGTACCACACTTTCCTTGACTTTTGATTTCCTTTTTAGCATTAGCGGTGCCTTTGGTAAGAGGTCGATAAGTACATTATTATCATCCCTTATTTGccgtctggtctctctctctctctctctctctcctccgaaGGTCTACCATTACGTGACTGGACGTTACGCAGCCTATCACGAGCTGCCCATGGCTTGAAACCGTCTCGGACAACATGACAACATCAACATCAAACTCCTCAACCCAGCTTTCACTTTTCAGATGacaatgttacacacacacacacctaaactgaGGCTTCGGAATTGCTACTACAGGGGTTGTGAAAGGATATGATCTTGTTTTATGAGAATGTGACCAAATTACGTGAAGGAAGGACAATGGGTTGAATACATGCCTACATGTAGTTTTATTGTAATATTTCACTTAATGTTCTGTGCCTTGGCATGCTACACGTGAACCAGTGTAGCTTTAGTATGTCAGTTGTCATACAATCAAATGTGAATGAGTAAGTCCTTTATGACTAATAAAAAAGCGAATGACTAGAGAGAGATGCGGATGTAGGGTTGTTTAAATAATCATATAATATCAACATAGAACAGTATTCAACGATACCCAATTCACTTTTGTTTGATTTTAGTAATATACGTACAAAAATGTGTTAGGAGAGATCCAGATCTTGACAAAGGCTGATAAATAAAGACCAGAATCAGTGATGGTTAATCTGTATGCGTTCTATTTAGGGACTTATTTAATGGAAATAATAACttttgttagggttagggttttttTTTGGCACTCCACTTTACCCTGCTCATATATTTCAGCTAACATCCCCCAAGGCTTATGTACCCTTTATCATGAACCAGATCTGCTGTGTTCTGACTGGATATTCATGGTGTGAATGATTCTTAGTGCTCCCACCTGTTCCCGGGACAGCAGTGGAATATGTTACTGGGCTTCCTTTGGTCTAATTTCATTAGTGAGAGGCCTCGTGAACAGAGCGGTGTTGGGGATTAATTAGGGGTTAAGTGAGTTTAAATGATGTGATTGAACAGCTCACAAATTCGAGGCTTCATTTGAAGATGGAAAactttcttctccttccttttcttctttaATTAAGATATCACAGGCCCTGACCTTGACTGGAACAGAGGATAAAGCAAGTGAATTAATTGTGGAATGGGATACGAGGCGTCGGAGGGACTGAGCAGGTTGAGTGGAAAACttaggagggtgtgagaggtAGTCAGGAGAGATTGGATGGGCTGGGAATAAGAATCAGTGCTGGGTGAATTTATGCTAGTTAGGATTTTTTCCCCCGCCGCAGAAGAGTAATCCCTTTGTACATGGATTCTCTGCAACTTGACTGAATGAATGACCTGTTCTAAATAATCAAATAAACGCTTTAGTGTCAAGAGCACATGTCCATTATCTATGCTGGTTATGGTGGTTCGATGACAAGTAAGATTTCCTCTAACTGATTTCCCTGGCAGGAGCCATAGCTTAAGTGGATTTGATGAAGTGGCCAGACATTAGTTACAGGTTGGAGCCACTATGGTGGAGAAAGAGTGCTTTCTCCTTTTAGTGTCAGGCATAGAGCGCGGGAGAGGTGTGAGTTAGAGTGATGAGGAGCCAGGACTCTGGCTGCTCCTCACCTTGCTAGGCTGTGATGGATTAGCTCCACTTACATAAAGGCATGTAGATCATCTCAAATCTAGACCATCGGGCGGCACCCGCTCTTTCTGATAAGACGGTGGAGGAATGGAGGCCGAACCCAGATTGATTCACTCGTCGGTCCTTCCAGAAAGAGACggagaaggggtgtgtgtgtgtgtgtgtgtgagggagggaaataGACAGTTGAgtaagagaaggagatagagagataatcCCTCTAACTCAAGTGATTACCTATTGGCAAGGTTCAGTCCGATTTCAGGGTCATGCTAATGAGTTGCATAACTTTGGTTAAAGAACGGCACCTGATCAACGAACATCAGTGGTGTCaggaagttaaaagccaaaagCCATACGGTATGTAAGGAACAGCAAAATATGCTTCAGAGGAGACTCACTGGTTAGTAAGGTGAGCTGAGTTGAAGTGAATTGGCTAGTCTGCTCATGCTGCTGAGCAGTGCACATTGAGCGTCTAGAAGGCAGTgctacaccaacacacccaaGCAAgggccaaatttgtcaaaaggCCGGAACGCCAGTCGCTCACACCTGACAAATCGGCTCGCTCAGATTGATTGGTTTTCTGTTGTTTTATTCATCAatgtttccccctcccccccccccccctttttttttgttgttgcctggAGCCGATGTGAAAAACGACACACTGCTGGGCATGTGGGCCTGCAACGGAGTGTATGGGGGAGAAATGAACGGGCATTGGTGGTGTCAGTAATGCCTCGACTATCCATTATCAGACGGGATTCAAATTTGTCATGCCATTTGTGGGTCCATAACTTGTCTCGAAAGCAACACATTGTATATGATTTTATAAATTACCAAGCAGCGAGCTGGTGTGTGTTCTGGCTCACGAGGGTTGGCTGAGGAAATATATCACTTTGTGATTGATCCTCATGCTGTTTGGGGGGTATCATTTCAAAGTTGCTCAAATGTGTGGAGAAAAAAATGATGCAAGGAAATTATTGATTTAAGAGACAGACTACTATATGTGAAGTTAAAAGGTAGGTGTTTGAAATGTAACAAGAGGGATCACAAGCAAAGTGAGAAATTGTAACAATTTTTCATCTTGTCCCATGTTTCAACGATAATTATTCCTATTGCCAAATTCCCGGTGCATATGAGAAATGTGTCTTTTCAGCCCATTGCATGTTTTAATATAACGTCACCAACGTGAATAAGTGTAATCAGTAATTCAAGTATAAAAGCTTTGACGATACTTTTGATGAACCTCTCATTTGGGCACATCCATTCCTCAGCCACCtccttgtctcccctcctccaatgGAGCGATGGCAAAAGCCTAATGAGAAAATACGGGGAAATAAAAGGAAATGTTAATGTGTGAGATTGATGACCACCGAATATGTCCACACCGGTCATCTGTGATGGAACGCTGCAGGCCATTATTGATTAGGGGTGTCTTATCAGCGTTGAACACATTGATTTGTCTCGAAAATTGTTCAGGGGGGGGAGACGCTGGCCTCATGCACTGATTTGACAAAGCGTGCTTAAAAGCCATTTGGCCTGGGCTGAAGGGGCCCATAAAGGGCAAAATAATCAAACATCACCAGATCTGGACTTGGGGAGAAATCGGGGGTAATATCAATGCGCCTGACTGGCTGATTCCATATTCAGGTGACATTATAGGGAGAAGATTACCTCCTCTACAAAGGGGTCGGGATAATCAACATTTCTCTTGAGTGGGCCAAAATACATCTCCTGTGGAAGTGTTGCCACCCGACCATGCAAATCTGTACACCAACTACGGGAATCATACACGTTTTATCACAGGCAGCTAGAGAAATCAACCACTGTCATCAAGTGGGACTGCTCAGAGATCCAAGCCCATCCTAATTCAAGGTTAGGACAggtgatgcagagagagaaTAATTGGCCCTCAGACGACAATGATATTAATGATACAATTAGAGCAGGCTTTTGGTTTCCTCTGTGGCAGAAACAGGTTGTGATAGGTGATACCCGGGGACTTCACTAGTGTCAGTCCAATCCTTCTGATGCCGGACTGATCCCCATAGAAGATCGAGGCgagcatacactcacacagactcatTTCCCATGGTGCACCTTCTCTTTGAGCGCTGACCTTGGCGCAGGGCTCCCTCGTGGCGGAGAAAAGATGGAATACATGTTTGAGAGATCAAAACGGACCAGG of the Osmerus mordax isolate fOsmMor3 chromosome 17, fOsmMor3.pri, whole genome shotgun sequence genome contains:
- the dera gene encoding deoxyribose-phosphate aldolase, with product MSARNPGMDLDLEWVSKVRVNTQAVLKRAQQIQGHKLSKKQWQAAWLLRAVTCIDLTTLAGDDTPSNVHRLCLKATQPVRQDLLRSMDMHDKGVTTAAVCVYPSRVADAVKSLKAANSSLPVASVATGFPAGQTPLKTRLEEVRMAVEDGAMEIDIVINRTLALTGQWQAMYDEIRRFREACGEAHMKSILAIGELGTYTNVYKASLVAMMAGSDFIKTSTGKESVNATYPVAIVMVRAIRDYFLRTGHKVGFKPAGGIRTAQESLVWLTLMKEELGDEWLSPHLFRLGASSLLADIERQVYHYVTGRYAAYHELPMA